Proteins encoded in a region of the Lathamus discolor isolate bLatDis1 chromosome Z, bLatDis1.hap1, whole genome shotgun sequence genome:
- the LOC136005113 gene encoding uncharacterized protein LOC136005113, with amino-acid sequence MALESRCPICLDRPEEGASYVLPCLHQFCYTCILQWSENSPECPLCRSRMTCIMQSVQGDNNFREHVISPPSGGEEASGSDHQRGGAHEQPAAHSPQHSAASQPQDMFLVPRQPVAGLCPHIWAYFFQHDPSLLRPLTPRLREWLCVIFQGRLWESEAARMFVLFCLEFYGLDEEHLVQELQNALGEHARDFVHRLIDLIVDHCGGEVRQRLGLDDSDAEGEEGSPAAGPGPAASGGGSLAHNPPTSRSEAGLPDTSLAALPWGPGSASSGPAPDSRGPRVPQEEAEEAASGPSVASQDSQRAAAEARRAPKRKSRRPVGHSQPPRKPPCQP; translated from the coding sequence ATGGCACTGGAGAGCCGCTGTCCAATATGCCTGGACAGACCAGAGGAGGGGGCAAGTTATGTGCTACCATGCCTCCACCAGTTCTGTTACACCTGCATCCTGCAGTGGTCTGAGAACAGCCCTGAGTGCCCCCTTTGCAGAAGCAGGATGACCTGCATCATGCAGTCGGTGCAGGGGGATAATAACTTTCGGGAGCATGTCATCTCACCACCATCAGGTGGTGAAGAGGCATCAGGCAGCGACCATCAGAGAGGAGGAGCTCATGAGCAGCCAGCTGCCCACAGCCCCCAGCACTCTGCAGCATCACAGCCACAAGATATGTTCCTTGTGCCCAGACAACCTGTGGCCGGCCTCTGTCCCCACATTTGGGCGTACTTCTTCCAGCATGACCCATCTCTGCTCCGGCCCCTGACACCTCGGCTCCGAGAGTGGCTTTGTGTAATATTCCAGGGTCGCCTCTGGGAGTCAGAAGCAGCTCGGATGTTTGTCCTGTTCTGCCTGGAGTTCTATGGCCTGGATGAGGAACATctggtgcaggagctgcagaatgCCCTGGGTGAACACGCCAGGGATTTCGTGCACCGGCTGATTGACCTCATCGTGGATCACTGCGGCGGGGAGGTCCGACAGCGGCTGGGTCTGGATGATAGCGATGCTGAGGGGGAGGAAGGCAGTCCCGCGGCTGGCCCTGGCCCCGCTGCCTCCGGAGGGGGGTCTCTAGCCCACAACCCGCCCACCTCCAGATCGGAGGCAGGGCTCCCCGACACCTCCTTGGCCGCCCTTCCCTGGGGTCCCGGCAGCGCCTCCTCCGGCCCTGCTCCTGACAGCAGGGGGCCGCGCGTGCCGCAAGAGGAGGCTGAAGAGGCTGCGTCCGGGCCCTCCGTTGCCAGCCAGGACAGCCAGCGAGCCGCTGCGGAGGCCCGGCGAGCCCCgaagaggaagagcaggagacCTGTGGGCCACTCCCAGCCCCCCAGGAAGCCACCTTGCCAACCGTAA